A single window of Bradyrhizobium daqingense DNA harbors:
- a CDS encoding NADH:ubiquinone oxidoreductase subunit NDUFA12: MKQFFLKFFTWWNGQTFGTQLWTRRYGELVGQDEQGNLYYRTRGGAIDPTLGFERRWVVYNGYAEASRIPPSWHGWIHHVVDVPPTEANYQPREWEKPHQPNLTGTAKAYRPSGSTLASGRRPKATGDYQPWTPAS; encoded by the coding sequence ATGAAACAATTCTTCCTCAAGTTCTTCACCTGGTGGAATGGCCAGACGTTTGGCACCCAACTCTGGACCAGGCGGTACGGGGAGCTGGTTGGTCAGGACGAGCAGGGCAATCTCTATTATCGCACCCGCGGCGGGGCGATCGATCCGACGCTCGGCTTCGAGCGGCGCTGGGTTGTCTATAACGGCTATGCCGAGGCGAGCCGCATTCCGCCGTCCTGGCACGGCTGGATCCACCACGTCGTCGATGTGCCGCCGACCGAGGCCAACTACCAGCCGCGCGAGTGGGAAAAGCCGCACCAGCCGAATCTCACCGGCACGGCAAAGGCCTACCGTCCCTCCGGCTCGACGCTCGCCAGTGGCCGGCGGCCGAAGGCGACCGGCGACTATCAGCCCTGGACGCCCGCCAGCTAA
- a CDS encoding GlxA family transcriptional regulator: MIGILIFPDFQLLDAAGPISAFEVAARCLGKPPNIRVLAAKAGLVRSSSGVEMMARDFKSANAITTLVVAGGAGVVDAARCEVTRALVQRLAKRGVRVASVCSGAYVLAEAGLLDGRRATTHWGRTRDFVARYPKVKFEPDQIFTRDGNVWTSAGITAGIDLALAMVTEDHGEEIARAAARHLVLYHRRSGGQSQFSSLLELKTPNGRFGALLSWARENLDAPLTVEDLADRAGMSARHFARAFAAETGTTPSKAIERLRIEVARERVQSSREAIERVAEVTGFGDPERMRRAFIRAFGQPPQALRRAARAGAG; the protein is encoded by the coding sequence ATGATCGGCATCCTGATCTTCCCGGACTTCCAATTGCTCGACGCGGCGGGGCCGATCTCGGCGTTCGAGGTCGCCGCGCGCTGCCTCGGCAAACCGCCCAACATCCGCGTGCTTGCGGCGAAGGCGGGACTGGTACGCAGCTCGTCCGGGGTCGAGATGATGGCGCGCGATTTCAAGTCGGCGAACGCGATCACGACGCTGGTCGTGGCCGGCGGTGCGGGGGTCGTGGATGCGGCGCGCTGCGAAGTCACGCGCGCCTTGGTGCAGCGGCTGGCAAAGCGGGGCGTGCGGGTCGCGAGCGTCTGCTCGGGCGCCTATGTGCTGGCTGAAGCCGGCCTGCTCGACGGTCGCCGCGCCACCACGCATTGGGGCCGCACGCGCGATTTCGTCGCGCGCTATCCGAAGGTCAAGTTCGAGCCGGACCAGATCTTCACCCGCGACGGCAATGTCTGGACCTCGGCGGGCATCACGGCTGGCATCGATCTCGCGCTCGCGATGGTCACCGAGGACCATGGCGAGGAGATCGCGCGGGCAGCCGCGCGCCATCTCGTGCTCTATCACCGCCGCAGCGGCGGCCAGTCGCAATTCTCATCGCTGCTGGAGTTGAAGACGCCGAACGGGCGGTTCGGCGCGCTGTTGTCCTGGGCGCGCGAAAACCTCGATGCGCCTCTGACGGTCGAGGACCTCGCCGATCGCGCCGGCATGAGCGCCCGGCACTTTGCCCGCGCCTTCGCCGCCGAGACCGGCACGACGCCGTCGAAGGCCATCGAGCGCCTGCGGATCGAAGTCGCGCGCGAGCGTGTGCAGTCCTCGCGCGAGGCAATCGAGCGCGTTGCGGAAGTGACGGGCTTCGGCGATCCCGAGCGAATGCGGCGCGCCTTCATCCGCGCCTTTGGCCAGCCACCGCAGGCGCTACGGCGCGCGGCGCGGGCGGGGGCGGGGTAG
- a CDS encoding BA14K family protein: MNNLKVLSAAAAVALVLPLASPSFAQNRPALGGGAHAGGGGGGASFGGGGARMGGGGFGGGAGMGGGAAFRGGGGNFGGGAAVRPSGGGFAAGAAVRPSGGGFAAGAAVRPSGGGFAAAAVRPGGGSFAARPTGGSFVAGAAAARPALSPSVGGPRDVATAGSWQGGRNWSGRHWHHHRRGGFWPGFATGVAFGGLGSYAYYGGGYGYGGYYDDPYYYGSYYDEPSVAVVQDGGGDSAYCAQRYKSYDPASGTYLGYDGKRHPCP; encoded by the coding sequence ATGAACAATCTAAAAGTTTTGAGTGCCGCCGCGGCCGTGGCGCTGGTTCTTCCGCTGGCGAGCCCGAGCTTTGCTCAGAATCGTCCTGCGCTGGGCGGAGGCGCCCATGCAGGTGGTGGCGGTGGCGGTGCTAGCTTCGGCGGAGGCGGCGCCCGCATGGGCGGCGGCGGCTTCGGTGGCGGAGCAGGAATGGGCGGCGGCGCCGCATTCCGTGGAGGCGGTGGCAATTTCGGAGGCGGCGCAGCGGTTCGTCCGAGCGGCGGTGGTTTTGCAGCCGGTGCCGCGGTCCGTCCGAGCGGCGGTGGTTTCGCAGCCGGCGCCGCGGTCCGTCCGAGCGGCGGCGGATTCGCAGCCGCCGCGGTCCGTCCGGGCGGCGGCAGTTTCGCAGCACGCCCGACCGGTGGCAGTTTCGTAGCCGGAGCAGCGGCGGCTCGTCCCGCCCTTTCGCCGTCCGTCGGCGGTCCTCGCGATGTCGCAACCGCGGGCAGCTGGCAGGGCGGACGCAACTGGAGCGGCCGCCATTGGCATCACCATCGTCGCGGCGGCTTCTGGCCCGGTTTCGCAACGGGTGTGGCGTTCGGCGGCCTCGGCTCGTACGCCTATTACGGCGGCGGCTACGGCTATGGCGGCTATTATGACGATCCCTACTACTACGGCAGCTACTATGATGAGCCGTCGGTGGCGGTGGTGCAGGACGGCGGCGGTGACTCCGCCTATTGCGCGCAGCGCTACAAGTCCTACGACCCGGCCTCGGGCACCTATCTTGGCTACGACGGCAAGCGTCACCCTTGCCCGTAA
- a CDS encoding alpha/beta hydrolase has translation MPVVLDPDAAAVYKAFQEAGRPAYETLTAPEARAYYSQARFATNPDAPELARVEELAIPAPHGKIPARLYIPRQPRRHDGLSPALVFFHGGGWVIGDLDTHDVVCRQLAVEGALIVISVDYRLAPEHKFPAATEDAIAATKWIAANARELGIDAARLAIGGDSAGGNLAAVVALAARDAGGPAIAGQLLIYPATDFAMTHGSHREPETSVLLTHSVIRWFRDHYLNGADAIHDWRASPARATSLLGLPPAYVLTAGADPLRDEGNEYAARLKQAGVPVTTRHYPGQFHGFFTMGKLLQQANVAVGEIGAWLKGLG, from the coding sequence ATGCCCGTTGTGCTCGATCCCGATGCCGCTGCCGTCTACAAGGCTTTCCAGGAGGCCGGCCGCCCCGCCTACGAGACCCTGACCGCACCGGAGGCGCGCGCCTATTATTCGCAGGCGCGCTTCGCCACCAATCCTGATGCGCCGGAACTCGCCCGCGTCGAAGAGCTCGCCATCCCGGCGCCGCACGGGAAAATCCCCGCCCGCCTCTACATTCCCAGGCAGCCGCGCCGGCACGACGGCCTGTCGCCGGCGCTGGTGTTCTTCCATGGCGGCGGCTGGGTGATCGGCGATCTCGACACCCACGACGTCGTCTGCCGCCAGCTCGCGGTCGAAGGCGCGCTGATCGTGATCTCGGTCGACTACCGTCTCGCGCCCGAGCACAAATTTCCCGCCGCGACCGAGGACGCCATCGCCGCGACCAAATGGATCGCTGCGAACGCGCGCGAGCTCGGCATCGACGCCGCGCGTCTTGCGATCGGCGGCGACAGTGCCGGCGGCAATCTCGCCGCGGTCGTAGCCCTTGCCGCGCGCGACGCCGGCGGCCCCGCCATCGCGGGCCAGCTGTTGATCTATCCCGCCACCGATTTCGCCATGACGCACGGCTCGCATCGCGAGCCTGAGACCAGCGTGCTCTTGACCCATTCCGTGATCCGCTGGTTCCGCGACCATTATCTCAATGGCGCTGACGCCATCCACGACTGGCGCGCCTCGCCAGCACGCGCGACCAGCCTTCTCGGATTGCCGCCCGCTTATGTCCTGACGGCCGGCGCCGATCCGCTGCGCGACGAAGGCAACGAATATGCCGCGCGCTTGAAGCAGGCCGGCGTGCCCGTGACGACCAGGCACTATCCCGGCCAATTCCATGGCTTCTTCACGATGGGCAAGCTGTTGCAACAGGCCAATGTCGCGGTGGGCGAAATCGGCGCGTGGTTGAAGGGGCTGGGCTGA
- a CDS encoding response regulator, with translation MTQPVTIIMIEDDEGHARLIERNIRRSGVNNEIVSFKNGTDAMTHLFGTDGSGLVQKGNALLILLDLNLPDMTGIDILKQIKENKYLKASPVVVLTTTDDSQEIKRCYELGCNVYITKPVNYENFANAIRQLGLFFSVIQVPPAAP, from the coding sequence ATGACCCAGCCTGTCACCATCATCATGATCGAGGACGACGAGGGCCACGCCCGCCTGATCGAGCGCAACATCCGGCGGTCCGGCGTCAACAACGAGATCGTCTCCTTCAAGAACGGCACCGATGCGATGACGCACCTGTTCGGGACCGACGGCTCGGGGCTCGTACAGAAGGGCAATGCGCTCCTGATCCTGCTCGACCTCAACCTCCCCGACATGACCGGGATCGACATCCTGAAGCAGATCAAGGAGAATAAATATCTGAAGGCCTCGCCCGTGGTGGTTCTGACCACCACCGACGATTCCCAGGAAATCAAGCGCTGCTACGAGCTCGGCTGCAACGTCTACATCACCAAGCCGGTCAATTACGAGAATTTCGCCAATGCCATCCGGCAGCTCGGCCTGTTCTTCTCCGTCATCCAGGTCCCGCCCGCCGCCCCATGA
- a CDS encoding DJ-1/PfpI family protein, which yields MSSPLQIGILVFPRVTQLDFTGPLQVFAMLPGAKLHLIWKRIEPVPSDSVMTLTPTTTFADCPELDVICVPGGQGTNDLLNDAEVLDFLRRQAEGARYVTSVCTGSLALGAAGLLKGYRAATHWSAMEMLAQFGATPTKTRVCVDRNRITGGGVTAGIDFALTLVSILVDRTTAEAIQLQIEYNPAPPFNSGSPDTAPGEVLALLKERGAQNHARRLEAVKRAAERVM from the coding sequence ATGTCGTCACCGCTTCAGATCGGAATCCTGGTGTTTCCGCGCGTCACCCAGCTCGACTTCACGGGCCCCCTGCAAGTGTTCGCCATGCTTCCGGGCGCGAAGCTGCACCTGATCTGGAAGCGGATCGAGCCGGTGCCGAGCGATTCCGTGATGACGCTGACGCCGACCACGACCTTTGCGGATTGCCCTGAGCTCGACGTGATCTGCGTGCCCGGCGGCCAAGGCACCAACGATCTGCTCAACGACGCGGAGGTGCTCGACTTCCTGCGCAGGCAAGCCGAAGGCGCCAGATATGTCACGTCGGTCTGCACGGGATCGCTGGCGCTCGGCGCCGCGGGCCTGCTCAAGGGCTACCGCGCTGCCACCCACTGGAGCGCGATGGAGATGCTCGCCCAGTTCGGCGCGACGCCGACCAAGACGCGCGTCTGCGTCGACCGCAACCGCATCACTGGCGGCGGCGTCACCGCCGGCATCGACTTCGCGCTGACGCTGGTGTCGATCTTGGTCGATCGCACCACGGCGGAAGCGATCCAGCTCCAGATAGAGTACAATCCCGCCCCGCCGTTCAATTCGGGCTCGCCCGACACGGCGCCAGGGGAGGTGTTGGCCCTGCTGAAGGAGCGCGGCGCGCAGAACCACGCCCGCCGGCTCGAGGCGGTGAAGCGCGCGGCCGAAAGGGTGATGTAG
- the aat gene encoding leucyl/phenylalanyl-tRNA--protein transferase: MNSRDSASSEITPAVLLRAYACGIFPMAESADDPTLFWVEPELRGVIPLDGFRVASRLARTVRSDTFRVTVNQAFKATIAGCAMPQEGREDTWINKRIRDLYGGLFELGHCHSVEAWQGDDLVGGLYGVSLGRAFFGESMFHTARDASKVALVHLVARLIEGGFELLDTQYVTEHLKSFGAVEISRRRYTALLDKALAGEPGDFLRLSAGEAIPGARALEIIASRQ, from the coding sequence ATGAATTCGCGCGACTCTGCCTCGTCTGAAATCACGCCGGCCGTGCTACTGCGCGCCTATGCCTGCGGCATCTTTCCGATGGCGGAGAGCGCCGACGATCCGACCCTGTTCTGGGTCGAGCCGGAGCTGCGCGGCGTCATCCCGCTCGACGGCTTTCGCGTCGCCTCGCGGCTCGCGCGCACGGTGCGCTCGGATACCTTCCGCGTCACCGTCAACCAAGCGTTCAAGGCGACGATCGCTGGCTGCGCCATGCCGCAGGAAGGCCGCGAGGACACCTGGATCAACAAGCGCATCCGCGACCTCTATGGCGGCCTGTTCGAGCTCGGCCATTGCCACAGCGTCGAGGCCTGGCAGGGTGACGATCTCGTCGGCGGGCTCTACGGCGTGAGCCTCGGGCGCGCCTTCTTCGGCGAGAGCATGTTCCACACCGCGCGCGATGCCTCGAAGGTCGCGCTGGTGCATCTGGTCGCGCGGCTCATTGAGGGCGGCTTCGAGCTGCTCGACACGCAATATGTCACCGAGCATCTGAAGAGTTTTGGCGCGGTCGAGATTTCCCGGCGGCGCTACACGGCGCTGCTCGACAAGGCCCTCGCCGGCGAGCCCGGCGATTTCCTGAGGCTCTCCGCTGGCGAAGCGATCCCGGGGGCGCGCGCGCTCGAGATCATCGCTTCGCGGCAATGA
- a CDS encoding Na+-dependent transporter, with the protein MPSALQIVALPLRGLTWLGGQGTRAVAAIAFVAVAMPPLGALLRPYVTEAIFLLLCISFMRVDLVALYGHLRRPGLIAAATAWTTIGVPLIVALAAYATGLTTSSPGLALALMLQGVASPMMAAPALAALMGLDATLVLVTLVTSTALVPFTASLFASLFLGGMLSISPATLGLKLLGILAASLLTATIIRRMFGTEAIQRHKQPIDGLNIIILLVFASAVMGDVATDFIANPLFMIVVALLAFAVYFTLLAVTTLIFLRVGTERALALGLMVSQRNLGLMLAATAGALPQATWSYFALTQFPIHLAPYLLMPIARRLTALTANFVSAPPKEGRVPQGASEVQQHDAPPRTGCR; encoded by the coding sequence ATGCCTTCCGCACTTCAAATCGTCGCCCTCCCCCTGCGCGGACTGACATGGCTCGGCGGTCAGGGCACCCGCGCGGTGGCGGCCATCGCCTTCGTCGCGGTCGCGATGCCGCCGCTCGGCGCGCTGCTGCGCCCCTATGTCACCGAGGCGATCTTCCTTCTGCTCTGCATCTCCTTCATGCGCGTCGATCTCGTGGCGCTTTACGGGCACCTGCGCCGGCCGGGGCTGATCGCGGCCGCCACGGCCTGGACCACGATCGGCGTGCCGCTGATCGTCGCCCTCGCCGCCTACGCGACGGGGCTGACCACGAGCTCACCGGGCCTTGCGCTTGCGCTGATGCTCCAGGGCGTGGCCTCGCCGATGATGGCCGCACCGGCCCTTGCCGCGTTGATGGGCCTCGATGCAACGCTCGTGCTGGTCACGCTGGTGACCTCGACCGCGCTCGTACCATTCACGGCCTCGCTGTTCGCGAGCCTGTTTCTCGGCGGCATGCTCAGCATCTCGCCGGCCACGCTCGGCCTCAAGCTACTCGGCATCCTCGCCGCGTCGCTGCTGACCGCGACCATCATCCGCCGCATGTTCGGCACTGAGGCGATTCAACGCCACAAGCAGCCGATCGACGGCCTCAACATCATCATCCTTCTGGTGTTCGCCTCCGCGGTGATGGGCGACGTCGCAACCGACTTCATCGCCAATCCGCTGTTCATGATCGTAGTCGCCTTGCTCGCCTTTGCGGTCTACTTCACCCTGCTCGCGGTCACGACGCTGATCTTCCTCCGCGTCGGCACCGAGCGCGCCCTCGCGCTCGGCCTGATGGTGTCACAGCGCAATCTGGGCCTGATGCTGGCGGCAACCGCCGGCGCGTTGCCGCAGGCAACCTGGTCCTATTTCGCGCTGACGCAGTTCCCGATTCACCTCGCGCCATATCTGCTGATGCCGATCGCGCGGCGACTGACGGCGCTGACCGCCAATTTCGTGTCTGCCCCGCCTAAAGAGGGAAGAGTGCCCCAGGGCGCATCCGAGGTGCAACAACATGACGCGCCTCCCCGAACTGGTTGCCGCTAA
- a CDS encoding DUF2155 domain-containing protein yields MSNEPDSLLKPREMLKTFSLTGLAALLAATALTVATPARAQIGTIFSDPPPLRPPGNIPRGQPQPQQMPEDDEEVPELPPQGRVLPSRPMPPPQGRQGNVMPGPVESQPLAPPPGSSVAPPNQPPSAAIPPPPQGAPGQRQPQQKGAVPQAPASLQPGDEVVTEPPAQKIVNKKATFSGLDKITGRIINFDEEIGETVQFGALRVKTNACYTRPATEAANTDAFVEVDEITLQGEVKRIFSGWMYAASPGLHGVEHPIYDIWLTDCKEPQQTVATAAPDPAAKPAPPPPAQKKAAPKQATQQRPPQPLPPPPQQQPAPPPPPPQQQPGLFNFPGFSR; encoded by the coding sequence ATGTCCAACGAGCCCGATTCGCTGTTGAAGCCGCGCGAGATGCTCAAAACCTTTTCCCTGACAGGCCTTGCGGCATTGCTGGCCGCCACCGCGCTGACGGTTGCGACGCCGGCCCGGGCGCAGATCGGCACGATCTTCTCCGATCCGCCGCCGCTGCGGCCGCCCGGAAACATTCCGCGTGGTCAGCCGCAGCCGCAGCAGATGCCCGAGGACGACGAAGAGGTGCCGGAGCTGCCGCCGCAGGGCCGTGTGCTGCCGTCGCGTCCGATGCCGCCGCCTCAGGGCCGCCAGGGTAACGTGATGCCGGGGCCGGTCGAGAGCCAGCCGTTGGCGCCGCCGCCGGGGTCGAGCGTCGCGCCGCCGAACCAGCCGCCCTCGGCCGCAATCCCGCCGCCTCCGCAAGGCGCGCCGGGTCAGCGCCAGCCCCAGCAGAAAGGCGCGGTGCCGCAGGCGCCCGCGAGCCTGCAGCCGGGCGACGAGGTCGTGACCGAGCCGCCGGCCCAGAAGATCGTGAACAAGAAGGCGACCTTCTCAGGCCTCGACAAGATCACCGGGCGCATCATCAATTTCGACGAGGAGATCGGCGAGACCGTCCAGTTCGGCGCGCTCAGGGTCAAGACCAACGCCTGCTATACGCGGCCGGCCACGGAGGCCGCCAATACCGACGCTTTCGTCGAGGTCGACGAGATTACCTTGCAGGGCGAGGTGAAGCGCATCTTCTCGGGCTGGATGTATGCCGCGAGCCCCGGCCTGCACGGCGTCGAGCATCCGATCTACGACATCTGGCTCACCGACTGCAAAGAGCCGCAGCAGACCGTTGCGACCGCAGCGCCGGATCCCGCGGCCAAGCCGGCCCCGCCGCCGCCCGCGCAGAAAAAGGCCGCGCCCAAGCAGGCCACGCAGCAGCGCCCGCCGCAACCCTTGCCGCCACCGCCGCAGCAGCAACCGGCTCCTCCACCGCCGCCGCCACAGCAGCAGCCGGGCCTGTTCAATTTCCCCGGCTTCAGCCGGTGA
- a CDS encoding sensor histidine kinase: protein MNQHIPTLLYIDDDNALARLVDRGLTRRGYRVVHAASGEEGLERIRRAGAEGGIDVVALDQYMPGLDGLETLEQIMAIPEAPPVVFVTASQDSSIAVTALKAGAADYLVKDVQGDFIPLLHVAAEGALRQAELQRAREEAEAEIHASRDRYAALAAERELLLREVNHRVGNSLQIIASLLHLQASSAAQDEVKAALTNAMGRVAAVAQVHRRLYTSQDLKSVVLNQYLDSLLEDLRRSAEGNRMSRLTLKAEPIEIDPDRAVAVGIIVNELVMNAVKYAYPDGAGPIHVELISRGDDLLLSISDDGVGDNVKADPRSTGMGQRIVAAMASKLDASVERDPAHSGTRIVLKFQREPPAPGKSNHAAAG from the coding sequence ATGAACCAGCACATCCCGACACTGCTCTACATCGACGACGACAACGCGCTCGCGCGCCTGGTCGATCGCGGCCTGACGCGGCGCGGCTACCGGGTCGTTCATGCCGCGAGCGGCGAGGAAGGTCTCGAGCGCATCCGCCGCGCCGGCGCCGAGGGCGGCATCGATGTCGTGGCGCTCGACCAGTACATGCCGGGCCTCGACGGGCTGGAGACGCTCGAGCAGATCATGGCGATCCCGGAGGCGCCGCCGGTCGTGTTCGTCACGGCGTCGCAGGATTCCAGCATCGCGGTCACCGCGCTGAAGGCCGGCGCGGCCGATTATCTGGTCAAGGACGTCCAGGGCGATTTCATCCCGCTGCTCCACGTCGCCGCCGAAGGCGCGCTGCGTCAGGCCGAGTTGCAGCGGGCGCGCGAGGAAGCCGAAGCCGAGATCCACGCCTCGCGCGACCGCTACGCGGCGCTTGCCGCCGAGCGCGAGCTCCTGCTGCGCGAGGTCAACCATCGCGTCGGCAATTCGCTCCAGATCATCGCCTCGCTGCTGCACCTTCAGGCGAGCTCGGCCGCGCAGGACGAGGTTAAGGCAGCGCTGACCAATGCGATGGGCCGCGTCGCTGCGGTCGCGCAGGTGCACCGCCGGCTCTATACCTCGCAGGACCTGAAGAGCGTGGTCCTGAACCAATATCTGGACTCTTTGCTCGAGGATCTCCGCCGCTCGGCCGAAGGCAACCGGATGTCGCGCCTGACGCTGAAGGCGGAGCCGATCGAGATCGATCCGGACCGCGCCGTTGCCGTCGGCATCATCGTCAACGAGCTGGTGATGAACGCGGTGAAATACGCCTATCCCGACGGCGCCGGCCCGATCCATGTCGAGCTGATCTCGCGGGGCGACGATCTCCTGCTGTCGATCAGCGACGATGGCGTCGGCGATAACGTCAAGGCCGATCCGCGCTCCACCGGCATGGGCCAGCGTATCGTCGCGGCCATGGCTTCCAAGCTCGACGCCTCCGTCGAGCGCGATCCCGCCCATAGCGGAACCCGCATCGTGCTGAAGTTCCAGCGCGAGCCGCCGGCGCCCGGCAAGAGCAACCACGCGGCCGCGGGCTAA
- a CDS encoding helix-turn-helix transcriptional regulator, with the protein MNLSDDKIEKVLDLIYDAAAENALWRQALTAIADLTQSEGGILFGQSLTAKRVYFDFNGRLDEACNRTYQERHMQNPWSQYMETQPVGRLVPSDEAVPLASLRKSLFYEEVLQPQQIAHNGMIALAARRDFRAAFNMCRSAQRGPFAPDQQRILEWLSPHLCRSVTLGFRIDGYLAMQQAAFDVLDRLADGVVVLDRKARVLFANAAVRQMADEGSLGLHQSVTTHSPAHSQRLIELIRGALQGGAGGTMSLPRHLDGRLLTILVSSIRSKDLGRLSDAGVKDAAVLLFVVDPANRRSIPLEQIMDAYGLTHAEARVALASSAGNTTIETAQSLGCSPNTIKTHLRRVFAKTATGRQAELAGLIAALGSVRIGDMNPRD; encoded by the coding sequence ATGAATTTGTCCGACGACAAGATCGAAAAGGTCCTCGACCTGATCTACGACGCCGCGGCAGAAAACGCCTTATGGCGGCAGGCGCTGACGGCGATCGCGGATCTCACCCAGAGCGAAGGGGGTATCCTGTTCGGCCAGTCTCTCACCGCGAAGCGGGTCTATTTTGATTTCAACGGCCGCTTGGACGAGGCATGCAACCGCACTTATCAGGAGCGGCATATGCAGAACCCGTGGTCGCAATACATGGAGACGCAGCCGGTCGGACGACTGGTGCCGTCTGACGAAGCAGTTCCGTTGGCCAGCCTTCGGAAGTCCCTGTTCTACGAAGAGGTGCTGCAGCCGCAGCAGATTGCTCACAACGGAATGATAGCGCTCGCGGCGCGCCGCGATTTTCGCGCGGCCTTCAACATGTGCCGCAGCGCGCAGCGGGGGCCGTTCGCTCCCGATCAGCAACGAATTCTGGAATGGCTGTCGCCGCACCTGTGCCGGTCGGTGACGCTCGGGTTTCGGATCGACGGCTACCTCGCCATGCAGCAAGCGGCATTCGACGTCCTGGACCGGCTCGCGGACGGCGTCGTCGTCCTCGATCGCAAGGCGCGGGTTCTGTTCGCCAATGCAGCGGTGCGGCAGATGGCGGACGAGGGATCGTTGGGGCTGCATCAGTCGGTCACGACTCATTCGCCAGCGCATTCGCAGCGACTCATCGAGTTGATCCGCGGCGCGCTGCAGGGAGGTGCCGGCGGTACGATGAGCCTGCCGCGTCATCTTGACGGCCGGCTTCTGACCATCCTGGTCTCCTCGATCCGAAGCAAGGATCTGGGGCGGCTCTCAGATGCCGGCGTTAAGGATGCGGCGGTGCTGCTGTTCGTCGTCGATCCCGCCAACCGGCGATCGATCCCGCTCGAGCAGATCATGGATGCCTACGGTCTGACCCACGCCGAGGCGCGAGTCGCGCTCGCCTCGTCGGCCGGCAACACGACCATTGAGACCGCGCAGTCGCTCGGATGCTCGCCTAACACCATCAAGACTCATCTGCGCCGCGTCTTCGCGAAGACGGCGACCGGACGCCAAGCCGAACTCGCTGGGCTCATCGCCGCCCTCGGCAGCGTTCGGATCGGAGACATGAATCCGCGAGACTAA